From one Plasmodium yoelii strain 17X genome assembly, chromosome: 12 genomic stretch:
- a CDS encoding dolichyl-phosphate-mannose--protein mannosyltransferase, putative, with product MIYNHHFIGIFFLVLFFFKVYNCLYVTDGSAIILENTGTKYKLFSTDMKWGTGSGNQIVTTITSNKNDEELLWIVNLYEEGKSMMGNKIQCDEIVTLKHVKSNGYLIGSQHYSILSNNFELSIDKDNSFGRFQVICENKKGGSYWMLGENVYLKSLNQNGYLSTSKKYEFNQYNCHNCPILYHLETCITKSSYQKNEYKWIAKSGVIISAFGEEKSNKYNDDDEL from the exons atgatttataATCACCATTTTattggtattttttttttggttttgtttttttttaaagtatataattgTCTTTATGTAACTGATGGTAGCGcaataattttagaaaatacTGGGACAAAATACAA actTTTTTCAACGGATATGAAATGGGGAACAGGTTCCGGAAATCAGATAGTG ACTACTATAActagtaataaaaatgatgaagaatTATTATGGATTGTTAACCTTTATgaag aAGGTAAAAGTATGATGGGGAATAAAATACAATGTGATGAAATTGTAACACTAAAGCATGTTAAGTCAAATGGCTATTTAATAGGTTCTCAacattattctatattatcTAACAATTttgaa ttaagTATTGATAAAGATAATTCATTCGGAAGATTTCAAGTTAtttgtgaaaataaaaaaggtgGCTCCTACTGGATGTTGGGTGAAAATGTTTATTTGAAAAGTTTGAATCAGAATGGATACTTATCTACCAGCAAAAAATACGA GTTTAATCAGTATAATTGCCACAACTGCCCAATCTTATATCACTTAGAAACATGCATTACAAAAAGTAGCTATCAAAAGAATGAATATAAATGGATAGCTAAATCG GGGGTCATTATTAGCGCCTTTGGAGAAGAAAAatccaacaaatataatgatGATGACGAACTTTAA
- a CDS encoding ankyrin-repeat protein, putative: MATEERIKLLVAAKKGVYEDVINLSKLQIPLGDYVQPPHNRTAFWYSCRNGNLKIARIILKKGSNINHKDANGISPLHISVKYGHLNIVKFLIENNANINIMDNEGQTPIFYAIINKHYETAKLLIENGANVQIKDNNNATVYDYADFMGRTKLSSYILYKSNELIAKNGNYLTNEDNETCE; the protein is encoded by the exons ATGGCAACt gAGGAGAGAATAAAGTTGCTCGTAGCTGCGAAAAAGG GTGTTTACGAAGATGTCATTAATTTGTCTAAATTGCAAATTCCGTTAGGAGATTATGTGCAACCCCCG CACAATAGGACAGCTTTTTGGTATAGTTGTAGAAAtggaaatttaaaaattgcaagaataattttaaagaaaGGAAGTAATATTAATCATAAAGACGCAAACGGAATATCCCCTCTACATATTAGTGTCAAATATGGCCATTTAAATATCGTTAAATTCCTTATTGAAAATAATgccaatataaatattatggataat GAAGGACAAACACCTATTTTTTATGccataataaataaacattaTGAA ACTGCAAAACTATTGATAGAGAATGGTGCCAATGTTCAAATAAAAGACAAC aaCAATGCAACTGTTTATGATTATGCTGATTTTATGGGGAGAACAAAATTatcttcatatatattatataaaa GTAACGAACTAATTGCCAAGAATGGCAATTATTTGACAAATGAAGACAATGAAACTTGTGAATAA
- a CDS encoding DNA2/NAM7 helicase, putative gives MWEKWDDEYFIKIFFNWDIFMKYFENNEFHELEENIKNEGLNLNKDEDDNKTSDEVLLILQSYIIEKKNTYIDVSDYLIRIILRWNYYTSLRSENNLNMCAVKNRLKIDININTLPSVYKNFEEYFYSYFPLFLIETQQLINNKKENESFKEFNINIIHDLKEIYNYEFHITIPFDELVFSNIFYGDLILLRFVPKKTEKHDLIFSSTHPSLKKKEDSSSDSQVENDNETVEECSSNESDEEIINPESLDKCIYMENKEETSTTIGEEKKNNCNVNNMKDDVKIEKKEEINDKNNGNIYMVRKYCVRHLLGYVVGKNKEKIKIKFNLNFRNFDIIDKVRKSIIYDIFNKDQLNNYFVKISKVTNLISTLRQFNYLFNFRNSSIISEIIETQGSKKGSKTERQISINEEDVNPNNILLSKNSIPIKKRKCEDTIDEYTNEEEKGKIMKMKKKDVSQIVISENNTELDQELIEEIELKEKIRQHLNREKILQNNFEEIKENEKIVKIDEKIIEKFNKFQNFKMDELENANEQFEGFYYVPNLLKNKFFNIYNNCQLRAINNSILNEGVTLIQGPPGTGKTTTILGIISALIFYQKGEENKMENKMEDNDLIRKRNLNINQIDEDYKNREEGLGWNLTQEKREIQKSPYGWINYDKKNDYCYFNENCFDALEYDDFIDNYSENEKMSKINTFYFNKNNKQEHKNAYGIHLSIMHASSQVLNFSTNGNNNTNIANEEDIHKNNENRIKNLITLAESFYNSYVNNKDSIGSNLNNIEKNNKQNEKSSYQFCVNDINREMAKLSIEENNKKINIKKTKEIKNKKILVCAPSNAAIDEILRRLVSSNSGILDEDGNLFNPIVTRIGGNVSSDLLEFSLEFKEQLFLYLNKKDDNKIYKQNLLKTSTIICSTLSSSSNISLTNYINHFDAIIIDEASQAIELDILIPLSFSCKKIILVGDPKQLSATVFSLFAKKHNYSRSLFERLQKIHKFNKYKYNLLSIQYRMHPDISHFPNRHYYNNKIKDANYFLFVLLKELEIKKYTKQLLVDDDEKKKNMKYILTDLNLSKFIENQFGNLPTNFNDILLCQKNEENFHWFFIPLLQHCVFYDIPFSKQKKIKNSYINIHESEIVLQFLEFLHYIFTSENIKEWYKKIGIITPYAAEKYFLKKALKIFFEKKGYKNNVSNFIDIGTVDGFQGTEKEIIIFMCVRTRGVFKKNEKKKDNNLSIENDPIKSSNDNDNDNDNRLNEIKLEENVDEPHPINELSESEGDEQMDDSNPFFSNYKRLNVALTRARYNLFIFGNCSFLKKCDAWNKIIEHYKINKKIIKIKKKNYLKKMKILSEDINEDYIFDDKNEIINKKIENSFYNKNIIDYNFIPINENENETFNLKDFINSFDKNNVKQNNLENNIYNQGDINYRPNEKNEYLLEDNIKTDKEFDEKEITDFFKELYNDSLDKDDNKSFQEKDDEKGEEKDEEKNGEKDEEKDEENIKNDNGFKEIKETFNNNLSSQSNDLQMSIYNNEKKNVITTSSFVNKNLEQLGTDLIANNLNENNSINNEDNMTNLKNDDKESLNNMLNITQDRDKILHIKNNNYFIDTLNNCCKKNTGLLFAVKCILPNFSNIFLH, from the coding sequence ATGTGGGAAAAATGGGATgatgaatattttataaagatattttttaattgggatatatttatgaaatattttgaaaataatgaatttcATGAAttagaagaaaatataaaaaatgaaggtttaaatttaaataaagatgaagatgataataaaacaaGTGATGAAGTATTGTTAATATTACaatcatatattatagaaaaaaaaaacacatatATAGATGTTTCAGACTATTTAATTAGGATAATATTAAGATGGAATTATTATACTAGCTTACGaagtgaaaataatttaaatatgtgTGCTGTAAAAAATAGATTAAAaattgatataaatataaatacattacCATctgtttataaaaattttgaagaatatttttattcatattttccgttatttttaatagaaacacaacaattaataaataataaaaaagaaaatgaaagttttaaagaatttaatattaatattatacatgatttaaaagaaatatataattatgaatTTCATATTACTATACCTTTTGATGAATTagttttttcaaatatattttatggagATTTAATTTTGTTACGATTTGTTCCGAAAAAAACAGAGAAGCatgatttaattttttcatctaCACATccttctttaaaaaaaaaagaagacaGCTCATCAGATAGCCAAGTTGAAAATGATAACGAAACTGTAGAGGAATGTTCATCAAATGAAAGTGatgaagaaataataaaCCCTGAATCTTTggataaatgtatatatatggaaaataaagaagaaacttCTACAACCATAGGtgaagagaaaaaaaataattgtaatgttaataatatgaaagatgatgtaaaaatagaaaaaaaagaagaaataaatgataaaaataatggaaatatatatatggttaGAAAATATTGTGTTCGACATTTACTTGGATATGTAgttggaaaaaataaagaaaaaataaaaataaaatttaatttaaattttcgaAATTTTGATATTATTGATAAAGTTagaaaaagtataatatatgatatatttaacaaagatcaattaaataattattttgttaaaatttCAAAAGTTACTAACTTAATTTCAACACTTAGACAATTTAACTATTTGTTCAATTTTAGAAATTCTTCAATAATTAGCGAAATTATAGAAACTCAAGGATCAAAAAAGGGATCAAAAACAGAAAGACAGATAAGTATCAATGAAGAGGATGTGAACccaaacaatattttattatcaaaaaattcAATTCCAATAAAAAAACGCAAATGTGAAGATACCATAGATGAATATACTAATGAGGaagaaaaaggaaaaataatgaaaatgaaaaaaaaagacgtATCTCAAATAGTAATTAGTGAAAATAATACAGAATTGGATCAAGAACTAATTGAAGAAATCGAactaaaagaaaaaattagaCAACATTTAAatagagaaaaaatattacaaaataattttgaagaAATTaaggaaaatgaaaaaatagtgaaaatcGATGAAAAGATAattgaaaaatttaataagtTTCAAAATTTCAAAATGGATGAATTAGAAAATGCAAATGAACAATTTGAAGGATTTTATTATGTaccaaatttattaaaaaataaattttttaatatatataataattgccAATTACGTGCTATAAATAATAGCATTTTAAATGAAGGGGTAACCTTAATTCAGGGTCCACCAGGAACTGGAAAAACAACAACTATTTTAGGGATAATTAgtgctttaattttttatcaaaaaggtgaagaaaataaaatggagAATAAAATGGAGGATAATGATTTGATAAGAAAAAGAAATCTGAATATAAATCAAATTGATGaagattataaaaatagagaAGAGGGTTTAGGATGGAATTTAACTCAagaaaaaagagaaataCAAAAAAGTCCATATGGGTGgataaattatgataaaaaaaatgattattgttattttaatgaaaattgtTTTGATGCATTAGAATATGATGATTTTATTGATAACTATtctgaaaatgaaaaaatgagtaaaataaatacgttttattttaataagaataataaacaaGAACATAAAAATGCATATGGTATACATCTAAGTATTATGCATGCATCAAGTCAGGTTTTAAATTTTAGCacaaatggaaataataatacaaatattgcaaatgaagaagatatacataaaaataatgaaaatagaattaaaaatttaataactTTAGCAGAATCattttataattcatatgtaaataataaggattCTATTGGAtccaatttaaataatattgaaaaaaataataaacaaaatgaaaaatcgAGCTATCAATTTTGTgttaatgatataaataggGAAATGGCTAAATTGTCaatagaagaaaataataaaaaaattaatataaaaaaaacaaaagaaataaaaaataaaaaaatacttgTATGCGCACCATCTAATGCAGCAATAGATGAAATACTTAGACGATTGGTTTCATCAAATTCAGGAATTTTAGATGAAGAtggaaatttatttaatccTATAGTTACTAGAATTGGTGGAAATGTAAGTTCTGATTTATTAGAATTTAGTCTAGAATTTAAAGAAcagttatttttatatttaaataaaaaagatgataataaaatatataaacaaaatttattaaaaaccTCAACAATTATATGTTCAACTTTATCATCAAGTTCAAATATTTCActaacaaattatataaatcattttgATGCTATAATAATAGATGAAGCTTCACAAGCTATTGAATTAGATATTTTAATTCCATTGTCTTTTtcatgtaaaaaaataattttagtaGGAGATCCAAAACAATTATCAGCAACagttttttctttatttgctaaaaaacataattattCTAGATCTTTATTTGAACgtttacaaaaaatacataaatttaataaatataaatataatttattatctaTCCAATATCGAATGCATCCAGATATTTCCCATTTTCCTAATAgacattattataataataaaattaaagatgctaattattttttatttgtattattaaaagaattagaaataaaaaaatatactaaacAGCTACTAGTAGATGAtgatgagaaaaaaaaaaatatgaaatatattttaactgatttaaatttatcaaaatttataGAAAACCAATTTGGAAATTTACCAACAaattttaatgatatattattatgtcaaaaaaatgaagaaaattttCATTGGTTTTTTATTCCCTTATTACAACATTGTGTTTTTTATGACATACCTTTttcaaaacaaaaaaaaattaaaaattcatatattaatatacacGAAAGTGAAATAGTTTTACAGTTTTTAGaatttcttcattatatatttacttcagaaaatattaaagagtggtataaaaaaattggtatTATTACCCCATATGCAGctgaaaaatatttcttaaaaaaagctttaaaaatttttttcgaaaaaaaaggatacaaaaataatgtttCAAACTTTATAGATATAGGAACAGTTGATGGATTTCAAGGAAcagaaaaagaaattatcatatttatgtGTGTTCGTACTAGGggtgtttttaaaaaaaatgaaaaaaaaaaagataataatcTTAGTATAGAAAACGATCCAATTAAATCAtctaatgataatgataatgataatgataatcgtttaaatgaaataaaattagaAGAAAATGTAGATGAACCACATCCAATAAATGAATTATCTGAATCAGAAGGAGACGAACAAATGGATGATTCAaatccatttttttcaaattataaacGTTTAAATGTGGCATTAACACGTGCtagatataatttatttatttttggaaattgttcatttttaaagAAATGTGATGCAtggaataaaataatagaacattacaaaataaataaaaaaataattaaaattaaaaaaaaaaactatttgaaaaaaatgaaaatattatcagaagatataaatgaagattatatatttgatgataaaaatgaaataattaataaaaaaattgaaaattcattttataataaaaatataattgactataattttattccAATCAATGAAAATGAGAATGAGACATTTAATTTGAAAGATTTTATTAACtcttttgataaaaataatgttaaacaaaataatttagaaaacaatatatataatcaaggggatataaattatagaccaaatgaaaaaaatgaatatttattagaagataatataaaaacagataaagaatttgatgaaaaagaaattaccgatttttttaaagaattgTATAATGATAGTCTTGATAAGGACGATAACAAATCTTTCCAAGAAAAAGATGACGAAAAGGGTGAAGAAaaagatgaagaaaaaaatggagaaaaggatgaagaaaaagatgaagaaaatattaaaaatgataatggttttaaagaaataaaagagacatttaataataatttgtctAGCCAATCCAATGATTTACAAAtgagtatatataataatgaaaaaaaaaatgtaataacaACATCATCTTTTGTCAACAAAAATTTAGAGCAACTGGGTACTGATCTTATtgcaaataatttaaatgaaaataattcaatAAATAATGAGGATAATAtgacaaatttaaaaaatgatgataaagaGTCGTTAAATAATATGTTGAACATAACACAAGATCGTGATAAGATATTGCATATaaagaataataattattttattgataCACTTAATAAttgttgtaaaaaaaatacaggACTCCTTTTTGCAGTGAAATGCATTTTGCCAAATTTTtcaaacatttttttacacTAA
- a CDS encoding BET1-like protein, putative: MDFNSRKKKNKNNYDLYNENINIYLEENDNYILDLESKVQTLKLIGSNMRDEVKTSNSLLHNLSDQMDNVNRKLTGVYRNVKNIIKRKGNKYMVYLVLFFLFLLFLMNYLYRKRR; this comes from the exons atggaTTTTAACTCGAGaaagaagaaaaataaaaacaactatgatttatataatgaaaatataaatatttatttagaagaaaatgataattacATCCTAGATTTAGAAAGCAAAGTTCAGACCTTAAAATTG aTTGGATCAAACATGAGAGATGAAGTCAAAACGTCTAATTCGCTTTTACACAATTTG tcGGATCAAATGGATAATGTCAATAGAAAGTTGACAGGTGTTTATAgaaatgttaaaaatatcataaaaagAAAG gggaataaatatatggtttaccttgtattattttttctatttttgttatttttaatgaacTATTTATACAGAAAAAGAAGATAA
- a CDS encoding MORN repeat protein, putative, translating to MGKNKNKKSKLKLFKDDGIPSTSLKNYTGIGTVIFYPCKNYKTQEKYYGNFLLGKKHGYGEYEYFNGDLYQGTFEHNKKNGIGTYFYNNYTNKRKGNKKIREKRQYSDNDKSENESNESRSEGKKSKSSENLDNTEESQSEESQSEESQSKGSQSKGSQSEESQSKGSQSEESQSEESQSERSQSERSQSKGSQNDENPNEGSQSERSPNEEGESEGSEERGSKKNSEEECNKKKKKLSEKLLSLMQDSNKLKAKKNITCSTNEGKSYYYGNYSNGMKHNEGLMVYKNGDIYVGTWRFGKKNGYGKYIYKKCKSVLEGYWENGYLSHGKWILPNGTYFIGNFKNNKPTGDGIWYFKDGAQLNVHYYKDEKKSKKKNEQTNKTSDPNVCLNCKPLYITYTRSSF from the exons atgggaaaaaataaaaataagaaaagtAAATTGAAGTTATTTAAGGATGATGGTATACCATCAACTTCACTGAAAAACTATACAGGAATAGGAACTGTAATATTTTATCCttgtaaaaattataagacacaagaaaaatattatggaaATTTTTTACTTGGAAAAAAACATGGATATG gggaatatgaatattttaatgGAGATCTTTATCAAGGGACATTTGaacacaataaaaaaaatgggataggaacatatttttataataattatacaaacaaaagaaaaggaaataaaaagaTCAGAGAAAAAAGGCAATATAGTGATAATGATAAAAGCGAAAATGAGTCAAATGAAAGTAGATCAGAAGGAAAAAAATCCAAGAGTAGTGAAAATTTAGACAACACAGAGGAAAGCCAAAGTGAGGAAAGCCAAAGTGAGGAAAGCCAAAGTAAGGGAAGCCAAAGTAAGGGAAGTCAAAGTGAGGAAAGCCAAAGTAAGGGAAGTCAAAGTGAGGAAAGCCAAAGTGAGGAAAGCCAAAGTGAAAGAAGCCAAAGTGAGAGAAGTCAAAGTAAGGGAAGCCAAAATGATGAGAACCCAAATGAGGGGAGCCAAAGTGAGAGAAGCCCAAATGAAGAAGGGGAAAGTGAGGGAAGCGAAGAAAGAGgaagcaaaaaaaatagtgaagAGGAatgcaataaaaaaaagaaaaaactaAGTGAAAAGTTGTTAAGTCTTATGCAAGATTCGAATAAATTGAAGGCCAAAAAAAACATTACATGCAGTACAAATG AAGGgaaaagttattattatgGAAACTATTCCAACGGGATGAAGCACAATGAAGGGTTGatggtatataaaaatggagaCATATATGTAGGTACTTGGcgatttggaaaaaaaaatggatatg gaaaatatatttataaaaagtgCAAAAGTGTATTAGAGGGATATTGGGAAAATGGGTATTTATCTCATGGGAAATGGATATTACCAAATG gaacatattttattggaaacttcaaaaataataaaccaACGGGTGACGGAATATGGTATTTTAAGGACGGGGCACAATTAAatgttcattattataaagaCGAAAAG aaatctaaaaaaaaaaacgaacaaacaaataaaacGAGTGATCCGAATGTTTGTTTGAACTGTAAGCCATTATACATCACATATACTAGATCCTCATTTTGA
- a CDS encoding inner membrane complex sub-compartment protein 1 — translation MGNIVSCCSIDETKKYVNDDEILETFSNAEINEFKNRLKNNIQIVVLLQDGTKLPCNLQANFTEKTLCISCHQKVRMINFSDIRSLLYGEEQLKRVETQANLISGNCCLALHLDDSGNCIPIKFEVMKDKNLFIYIMRDYKKN, via the exons ATGGGGAATATTGTATCCTGTTGTTCAATAGATGAAACTAAAAAATACGTAAACGATGATGAAATATTAGAAA caTTTTCAAATGCTGAGATAAACGAATTTAAAAACCGactaaaaaataacatcCAAATAGTTGTTCTGCTACAA gatGGAACCAAATTACCTTGTAATTTACAAGCAAATTTCACTGAAAAAACTTTATGTATATCCTGCCACCAAAAG GTACGAATGATTAATTTCAGTGACATTCGATCATTATTGTATGGAGAAGAACAATTAAAAAGAGTAGAAACACAAGCAAATTTAATTAGTGGCAATTGTTGTTTGGCGTTACATTTAGATGATAGTGGTAATTGTATACCTATAAAATTTGAAGTGATGAAAgacaaaaatttatttatttatattatgagagattataaaaaaaattaa
- a CDS encoding succinate dehydrogenase subunit 4, putative produces MKLKLNITKKKKGFGESIADSFKSFSNKIFGTGVDKYFKAVNAAIILLFITVLYYIHKFKTSTSRYKNIKLLYMYYGFLVCLTGLTISINWMYFEHTKSKKKSRISSLDVKMAYKKK; encoded by the exons atgaagttaaaattaaatataactaaaaaaaaaaaaggattcGGAGAATCGATAGCAGATAGTTTTAAATCcttttcaaataaaatatttggaACTGGAGttgataaatatttcaaagCAGTTAATGCTgctataatattattatttatcacagttttatattacatacataaatttaaaacatcAACTTCAAGATATAAGaacataaaattattatatatgtactaTGGATTTTTAGTATGTCTCACTGGATTAACCATTAGCATTAACTg GATGTATTTTGAGCACacaaaaagcaaaaaaaaaagtagaaTCTCATCATTAGATGTCAAAA tggcgtataaaaaaaaataa
- a CDS encoding 50S ribosomal protein L22, mitochondrial, putative, with protein sequence MLINLIKGSGNNINLINKRNINTNVQLRNPYYRKKGFWEWRRRIIHRYNEKRYIRKGIKPKIYNEKEEKIKNRKDDIYWTFKVYQLKISLRNLNNFGRLIKGLHLEDAIIFLESIPQIRINNILNSLLDSKNKIINNFNGDISRLYIDNVQIHYNTPMKYIKYHALGHFGLVKSYRNTFTYTIKQMNIQEFYHKIFIRGNVPRSLSHNMRLYLNQNRINKDNLIEWYPYICGNSRYYFREKLRYLNNIYQFNYYKSRNNWIQNYFRNIDRRKQELQMQRNQATQMLEK encoded by the coding sequence atgttaataaatttaattaaaggAAGTGGAAATAATATTaacttaataaataaaagaaatataaatacaaatgTACAATTAAGAAATCCttattatagaaaaaaagGGTTTTGGGAATGGAGAAGAAGAATTATACATagatataatgaaaaaagatatataagaaaaggaataaaacctaaaatatataatgaaaaagaagaaaaaataaaaaatcgaAAAGATGATATATATTGGACATTTAAAGTATatcaattaaaaataagtttgagaaatttaaataattttggtAGATTAATAAAAGGTTTACATTTAGAAGatgcaattatatttttagaatctATACCACAAATacgaataaataatatacttaattcattattagattcaaaaaataaaattataaataattttaatggaGATATATCAAGATTATATATTGATAATGTAcaaatacattataatactcctatgaaatatattaaatatcatGCTTTAGGACATTTTGGGTTAGTAAAAAGTTATCGAAATACATTCACTTATACAATTAAACAAATGAATATTCAAgaattttatcataaaatatttataagagGAAATGTTCCAAGATCTTTATCACATAATATGAgattatatttaaatcaaaatcgAATTAATAAAGATAATTTAATAGAATGGTATCCATATATTTGTGGAAATTCAAGATATTATTTTAGAGAAAAATTAAGATacttaaataatatatatcaatttaattattataagtCAAGAAATAATTGgatacaaaattattttagaaatataGACAGAAGGAAACAAGAGTTACAAATGCAAAGAAACCAGGCTACTCAAATGttggaaaaataa
- a CDS encoding eukaryotic translation initiation factor 2 subunit beta, putative, protein MEEKMEEKIEDKVEEKVEEKIEDASKAFVDVDKANDEGTQLFDFGEKKKKKKKKEVVNKVEVIIDGTGKVFEKGAVYPYEELLHRIQDLVNKHNIDLCISKKYTIKPPQVVRVGSKKVAWINFKDICTIMNRNEEHVFHFVLAELGTEGSIAGEGQLVLKGKYGPKHIEALLRKYITEYVTCQMCKSPNTAMEKDSRTRLFHQHCNACGAKRSVTTIKSGFHALGRGERRKAKHTN, encoded by the exons atggaagaaAAAATGGAAGAAAAAATAGAAGATAAAGTTGAAGAAAAAGTAGAAGAAAAAATTGAAGACGCCAGCAAAGCCTTTGTTGATGTTGACAAAGCAAATGATGAAGGAACACAATTATTTGATTttggtgaaaaaaaaaaaaaaaaaaaaaaaaaggaagtTGTAAACAAAGTCGAAGTTATTATTGATGGTACAGGAAAAGTATTTGAAAAAGGTGCAGTATATCCATATGAAGAATTATTACATAGAATTCAAGATTTAGTtaataaacataatatagatttatgcatatcaaaaaaatatacaataaaACCACCACAAGTTGTTAGAGTTGGTTCAAAAAAAGTAGCATGGATTaattttaaagatatatGTACAATTATGAACAGGAATGAAGAACAcgtttttcattttgtccTTGCAGAATTAGGAACTGAAGGATCTATAGCAGGAGAAGGGCAATTAGTtttaaaaggaaaatatgGACCTAAACATATCGAAGCATTgttaagaaaatatataacagaATATGTTACTTGTCAAATGTGTAAAAGCCCAAATACTGCTATGGAAAAAGATAGTAGAACGAGACTTTTTCATCAACATTGTAACGCTTGTGGAGCAAAAAG ATCTGTTACAACTATCAAGAGTGGTTTCCACGCCCTTGGAAGAGGAGAAAGAAGAAAAGCAAAACACACAAACTAa